Sequence from the Pontibacter pudoricolor genome:
TGCACCCAACTGCAGCGGTAACTATGGAAGCCGAAGGCAAAGAGCTGACAGAAATGATCGACCTGAAGCAGGCAGGCGCTGTTGCTTTTACCGACGGAACGCACCCGATTCAAGGCGCCGAAGTAATGGTGCGAGCACTGCAATACCTTCAACTTTTTGATGGCCTGCTGCTCAATCGACCTGAAAACACGAAACTTACTGCTTACGGGCAGATGCATGAAGGCATAGCCAGCACCAGGCTCGGATTAAAAGGCATACCAGCATTGGCCGAAGAAACTATAGTTGCCCGCGACCTGCAGCTGCTGGCATATACAGGCGGTAAACTTCACTTCTCGCTTATATCTACCAAAAACGCTGTTGAAAGCATTAGAAAGGCAAAAGCTGATGGCCTGCAGGTAACCTGCGATGTGGCCAGCTACCAGGTTGCTTTTACCGATGAGACCATGCTGCCTTTCGATACCAACTATAAGGTTAACCCGCCTTTCAGGGGCGAAGCGGATGCAGAAGCAATAAAACAGGGACTGGCTGACGGAACTATAGATGCCATCGTATCGGGGCACCAGCCACACGACACGGAAGCTAAAAAGCTGGAGTTTGACCTGGCAGAGTTTGGCATCATGAACCTGGAAACTGCTTTTGCGGTAGCCAATACAACTATGGCTAATGTAGTGCCTCTGGAAACTATAGTTGAGAAACTGACCACAGCGCCACGTCGCATACTACAGCTGCCTCAGCCAAAAATAACAGTAGGAGAAATAGCGAACCTCACCATCTTTGACCCGACACAGACCTGGACACCGGAAGAGAAAAACTTCAGGTCGAAAGGGGTGAATAGCCCGTTCTTCGGACAGGAGCTGACTGGTAAAGTTATCGGCATCATCCATAAAGGCCAGGTGGTATTAAATTAATCTTTTAAAATTTTTGATTATATTACAGTTACTTAATATAGTTACTGTAGTACCAATTTGCATACATGTTTAATCAAGCGATAATAAGAGTAGGAATACGTTACGGCGTTTTGTGTGGAGTGGCTTGCTTCGCGATTGTGCTGCTTCTTTATTTTATGGGCCTTAACCCTTTCGGCGACTACGGCCGCTATAGTTTCATTCCTATTCCGTTTGCTATTTTCCTGGGCATACGCTACTATAAAAAGTTTAACGATACTGAAATAGGCTTTTTGCGTGGGTTGCGTGTGGGTACTTCTGTCGCCTTTTACGCGGCACTTTGCACCTCTATGCTGGTTTTTATATTAACATATGTGGCCGGGCCTGAACTGCTGCAGCAGCACATACAGGAAATGAAAGCATTGCTGGAAGAAACGCGAGAAGACCAGATTAAAATTATGGGCGAGCGCATGTTTGAAGAAGGCTATAAAGCGCTTGATTCTATGTCGCCGTCTATGCTGGCAGCGGATGATTTTGTGAGGAGGTTTGTAGGAGGGTTGGTTTTTGCGCTGATAGCCGCTGTTTTTTACCGTAAGTAAATCTAACCCTAAACTATAACAATCATGACTGAACCACAACCTTCTGTTACTTCGGTAGCGCTAAAGTATGGCCTTATAACGGCACTCATCGGTGTTGTTTACACACTTATTATCATGGTGGCTAACCTTGGTGATAACCGCTGGCTTTCCGGCTTATCTTACTTAATCCTGATCGCAGGTATAGCGCTTGCCATGAAGCAGTATAAAACCATAAACTATGGCTACATGTCTTATGGCCAGGGGCTGGGTATAGGCACATTGGTTTCTGCCATTTTCGGATTACTGTCCGGTATCTTTGTATGGCTGTACACGGCTTTTGTTGATACTGAATACATGAGCCGCATGATGGAAAAGCAGAGTGAAGCGTTTTTGGACCAGGGGATGAGCGATGAGCAGATTGAAGCGGCCATGGCGATGTCTGAAAAGTTTCAGGGACCTTTAGCTATGATTTTAGGAGGCCTTATCGGTGCTGTTATAATTGGATTTCTATTATCTTTGATCATCTCTGCCATCATGAAAAATAACAGGCCGGAGTTCGAATAAAAAATGCAATACCCTTATGATATTTCGGTAGTAGTTCCGCTCTTTAACGAAGAGGAGTCGCTGCCAGAACTCGTGCGCTGGATCAGACGTGTGATGCATGCGCACGAGTTTTCTTATGAAATTATTCTTGTTGATGACGGCAGCACAGATCGTTCCTGGGAAGTTATTCAGGATTTGAGCGCCGACGACAATACCGTTAAAGGCATTAGCTTTAACCGCAACTATGGCAAATCAGCAGCCCTGCATATGGGGTTTCAGCGGTGTGCCGGCGAAGTGGTTATAACCATGGATGCCGACCTGCAGGATAGTCCTGACGAAATTCCTGCGCTCTACGACATGATCAAACACCAGAAATACGACTTGGTGAGCGGCTGGAAACAGAAACGCTTTGATCCGATTAGCAAAACAATACCTACCAAATTATTTAACGCTGCTACCCGCAAACTGTCGGGTATACAACTGCACGACTTTAACTGCGGCTTGAAGGCTTACCGCCAGCTGGTAGTTAAAACCATAGAGGTGCACGGCGAAATGCACCGCTACATCCCGGTAATTGCCAAATGGAATGGCTTTACCAAAATAGGCGAGAAAGTAGTAAAACACCAGGAGCGCAAGTATGGCACCACCAAATTTGGACTGGAGCGCTTTGTTTACGGTTTCCTCGACCTGCTTTCGATCTCGTTTGTAAGCCGCTTTAAAAAGCGCCCGATGCACTTTTTCGGAACTATGGGTACCTTGATGTTCGTGGTAGGTCTGGGCATAACCATGTGGCTTATAGTTCAGAAATTATTCGGATTGTATACCGACGGGCGAGTGCGCGATATTGTAGACCAGCCATTGTTTTTCCTGGCCCTGGTAACTGTTATATTGGGTGTGCAGCTGTTCCTGGCCGGTTTCCTGGCCGAAATGGTTTCCATGACATCCAGTAAAAAGAACGAGTACCTGGTGCGCGACCATATCGGTTCTGTAAAAGCATAATGGCAAGGCGCATTATTATAGTTGGGCCGGCGCACCCCATGCGCGGTGGCGGCATGGCTACATTTAACGAG
This genomic interval carries:
- a CDS encoding dihydroorotase, with amino-acid sequence MNVFLRAATIYHPSSEFHLQQHNILIEQGKIAYIGPDEKQADQTIESGHLAVSVGWADMYAVTGEPGLEHKEDLISLAQAAAAGGFTEVLCMPNVEPVVQTKGAINYLKNRSVSLPVTLHPTAAVTMEAEGKELTEMIDLKQAGAVAFTDGTHPIQGAEVMVRALQYLQLFDGLLLNRPENTKLTAYGQMHEGIASTRLGLKGIPALAEETIVARDLQLLAYTGGKLHFSLISTKNAVESIRKAKADGLQVTCDVASYQVAFTDETMLPFDTNYKVNPPFRGEADAEAIKQGLADGTIDAIVSGHQPHDTEAKKLEFDLAEFGIMNLETAFAVANTTMANVVPLETIVEKLTTAPRRILQLPQPKITVGEIANLTIFDPTQTWTPEEKNFRSKGVNSPFFGQELTGKVIGIIHKGQVVLN
- a CDS encoding DUF4199 domain-containing protein, translating into MFNQAIIRVGIRYGVLCGVACFAIVLLLYFMGLNPFGDYGRYSFIPIPFAIFLGIRYYKKFNDTEIGFLRGLRVGTSVAFYAALCTSMLVFILTYVAGPELLQQHIQEMKALLEETREDQIKIMGERMFEEGYKALDSMSPSMLAADDFVRRFVGGLVFALIAAVFYRK
- a CDS encoding DUF4199 domain-containing protein, which translates into the protein MTEPQPSVTSVALKYGLITALIGVVYTLIIMVANLGDNRWLSGLSYLILIAGIALAMKQYKTINYGYMSYGQGLGIGTLVSAIFGLLSGIFVWLYTAFVDTEYMSRMMEKQSEAFLDQGMSDEQIEAAMAMSEKFQGPLAMILGGLIGAVIIGFLLSLIISAIMKNNRPEFE
- a CDS encoding glycosyltransferase family 2 protein → MQYPYDISVVVPLFNEEESLPELVRWIRRVMHAHEFSYEIILVDDGSTDRSWEVIQDLSADDNTVKGISFNRNYGKSAALHMGFQRCAGEVVITMDADLQDSPDEIPALYDMIKHQKYDLVSGWKQKRFDPISKTIPTKLFNAATRKLSGIQLHDFNCGLKAYRQLVVKTIEVHGEMHRYIPVIAKWNGFTKIGEKVVKHQERKYGTTKFGLERFVYGFLDLLSISFVSRFKKRPMHFFGTMGTLMFVVGLGITMWLIVQKLFGLYTDGRVRDIVDQPLFFLALVTVILGVQLFLAGFLAEMVSMTSSKKNEYLVRDHIGSVKA